In a single window of the Pseudomonas entomophila genome:
- a CDS encoding polyprenyl synthetase family protein gives MQPQTFYRAVADDFSAVDEIIKKQLTSRVPLVSKIGDYITSAGGKRLRPLLVLLCGKALGREGDDLRLLAATIEFLHTATLLHDDVVDMSGMRRGRSTANALWGNAPSVLVGDFLYSRSFEMMVELGSMPVMQILSKATRVIAEGEVLQLSRVRDASTTEEIYMDVIRGKTAMLFEASTHSAAALAGASDEQREALRTFGDHLGVAFQLVDDLLDYKGDSETLGKNVGDDLAEGKPTLPLIYAMREGTPEQAALVRQAIQKGGLEDLEQIRIAVEASGALAYTAQMARDYVARAIACLEVLPASEYRDALVELSEFAVARTH, from the coding sequence ATGCAACCCCAAACCTTCTACCGCGCGGTAGCTGATGATTTCAGCGCCGTCGACGAGATCATCAAGAAGCAGCTGACCTCGCGCGTGCCGCTGGTATCGAAGATCGGCGACTATATCACGTCCGCTGGCGGCAAGCGCCTGCGCCCGCTGCTGGTGCTGCTGTGCGGCAAGGCCTTGGGCCGCGAAGGCGATGACCTGCGCCTGCTGGCGGCGACCATCGAGTTCCTGCATACCGCCACGCTGCTGCATGACGACGTGGTCGACATGTCCGGCATGCGCCGTGGCCGCTCCACCGCCAACGCCTTGTGGGGCAACGCCCCGAGCGTGCTGGTGGGCGACTTCCTCTATTCGCGTTCGTTCGAGATGATGGTCGAACTGGGCTCGATGCCGGTCATGCAGATCCTCTCCAAGGCCACCCGCGTGATCGCCGAGGGTGAAGTGCTGCAGCTGTCGCGTGTGCGCGACGCCAGCACCACCGAGGAAATCTACATGGACGTCATCCGCGGCAAGACCGCGATGCTGTTCGAGGCCTCGACTCACAGCGCCGCCGCGCTGGCCGGCGCCAGCGACGAGCAGCGCGAGGCCCTGCGCACCTTCGGTGACCACCTGGGCGTGGCCTTCCAGCTGGTCGACGACCTGCTGGACTACAAAGGCGACTCGGAAACCCTCGGCAAGAACGTCGGCGACGACCTGGCCGAAGGCAAGCCCACCCTGCCACTGATCTACGCCATGCGCGAAGGCACCCCGGAACAAGCGGCGCTGGTGCGCCAAGCGATCCAGAAGGGTGGCCTCGAGGACCTGGAGCAGATCCGCATCGCCGTCGAAGCCTCCGGCGCCCTGGCCTATACCGCGCAGATGGCCCGCGACTACGTTGCCCGCGCCATCGCCTGCCTGGAAGTGCTGCCAGCCAGCGAGTACCGGGATGCGCTGGTCGAACTGAGTGAATTCGCGGTAGCACGCACGCACTGA
- the proB gene encoding glutamate 5-kinase: protein MRSKVTGAQRWVVKIGSALLTADGKGLDRGAMAVWVEQMVALREAGVELVLVSSGAVAAGMSQLGWTSRPSAMNELQAAASIGQMRLVQAWESSFGEHGKHTAQILLTHDDLSDRKRYLNARSTLRTLVDLGVVPVINENDTVVTDEIRFGDNDTLAALVANLVEADLLVILTDRDGMFDADPRNNPEAQLIYEARADDPALDAVAGGTGGALGRGGMQTKLRAARLAARSGAHTIIIGGRIERVLDRLKAGERLGTLLSPERGMLAARKQWLAGHLQTRGTLVLDAGAVKALRESNKSLLPVGVKTVQGSFRRGEMVVCVGPDGQEIARGLANYSALEAQKIIGQPSDAIESLLGYSAEPELVHRDNLVLV, encoded by the coding sequence ATGCGAAGCAAGGTGACTGGCGCCCAGCGCTGGGTCGTGAAGATCGGCAGCGCGCTGCTGACCGCCGATGGCAAGGGGCTGGACCGCGGCGCCATGGCGGTGTGGGTCGAGCAGATGGTGGCCCTGCGCGAAGCGGGCGTGGAACTGGTGCTGGTCTCCTCCGGGGCCGTGGCCGCTGGCATGAGCCAGTTGGGCTGGACTTCGCGACCGAGCGCGATGAACGAGCTGCAGGCTGCCGCTTCGATTGGCCAGATGCGCCTGGTGCAGGCCTGGGAGTCGAGCTTCGGCGAGCACGGCAAGCACACCGCGCAGATCTTGCTGACCCACGACGACCTTTCCGACCGCAAGCGCTACCTCAATGCGCGCAGCACCCTGCGCACGCTGGTCGACCTGGGCGTGGTGCCGGTGATCAACGAGAACGACACTGTGGTCACCGACGAAATTCGCTTCGGCGACAACGACACCCTGGCCGCGCTGGTAGCCAACCTGGTGGAAGCCGACCTGCTGGTGATCCTCACCGACCGCGATGGCATGTTCGATGCCGACCCGCGCAACAACCCCGAAGCCCAACTGATCTACGAAGCCCGTGCCGATGACCCGGCGCTGGATGCCGTGGCCGGTGGCACTGGTGGCGCCCTGGGCCGTGGCGGTATGCAGACCAAGCTGCGCGCTGCGCGCCTGGCCGCCCGTTCGGGTGCTCATACCATCATCATCGGTGGCCGCATCGAGCGTGTGCTGGACCGCTTGAAGGCCGGCGAGCGCCTGGGCACTCTGCTGTCGCCCGAGCGCGGCATGCTCGCAGCCCGCAAGCAGTGGCTGGCCGGGCACCTGCAGACCCGTGGCACCCTGGTGCTCGACGCAGGTGCCGTGAAGGCCCTGCGCGAATCGAACAAGAGCCTGTTGCCGGTGGGGGTGAAGACCGTGCAGGGCAGCTTCCGCCGTGGCGAGATGGTGGTCTGCGTCGGCCCGGATGGCCAGGAGATCGCCCGTGGCTTGGCCAACTACAGCGCCCTGGAGGCGCAGAAGATCATCGGCCAGCCATCCGATGCCATCGAGAGCCTGTTGGGCTACAGCGCCGAGCCCGAACTGGTGCACCGCGACAATCTGGTTTTGGTCTGA
- a CDS encoding CreA family protein produces MFAVAALLLPMLAGAEEIGQVSTVFKFVGPNDRIVVEAFDDPKVDGVTCYLSRAKTGGIKGGLGLAEDRAEASIACRQVGPIHFKGDLKDGEEVFKERTSLVFKTMQVVRFLDKKRNTLVYLVYSDRVIEGSPQNAVTAIPIVPWAQQ; encoded by the coding sequence ATGTTTGCCGTGGCGGCGCTGCTGCTGCCGATGCTGGCTGGGGCCGAGGAGATCGGCCAGGTGTCCACCGTGTTCAAGTTCGTCGGGCCGAACGACCGGATTGTGGTCGAGGCGTTCGATGACCCGAAGGTCGACGGCGTGACCTGCTACCTGTCGCGGGCCAAGACCGGTGGTATCAAGGGTGGGTTGGGGTTGGCCGAGGACCGAGCCGAAGCATCGATTGCCTGCCGTCAGGTGGGGCCGATCCACTTCAAGGGTGACTTGAAAGACGGCGAGGAGGTGTTCAAGGAGCGCACCTCGCTGGTGTTCAAGACCATGCAGGTGGTGCGTTTTCTCGACAAGAAGCGCAATACGCTGGTGTACCTGGTGTACAGCGACCGGGTGATCGAGGGTAGCCCGCAGAATGCGGTGACGGCGATTCCGATCGTGCCGTGGGCGCAGCAATAA
- a CDS encoding energy transducer TonB: MLIESRRRAYLSAMQVVHWLPRAELPFAAPSRPELLLPVAPAEDIEFDTRPAPAPVSSEAPAAPQARAERPKIEIPRPGSAPKPAAKPVETTEQAAPAPRPAPVAPPRFALQLLRAGSCMLLVELATGQPFQSRDPSYLLLKDMLRAAGLPDAPQIIGEPVRWPFLVRGNMDQGPDAARDFVQGFIAARLEEAPCSCLWLVGLPAVRFAGQADAEAYYQELKVDLLGDAWALPGLELLMDEPQRKADVWKAMRQLMARWKSVE; the protein is encoded by the coding sequence TTGCTCATCGAGTCCCGCCGCCGCGCCTACCTGTCCGCCATGCAAGTGGTGCACTGGCTGCCGCGCGCCGAACTGCCGTTCGCCGCGCCGTCGCGGCCTGAGCTGCTGCTGCCGGTGGCACCGGCCGAGGACATCGAGTTCGACACGCGTCCGGCGCCCGCGCCGGTTTCGAGCGAGGCGCCTGCCGCGCCTCAGGCCCGTGCGGAGCGGCCGAAGATCGAGATCCCGCGCCCAGGCAGCGCACCGAAACCGGCCGCCAAGCCGGTCGAAACCACCGAACAAGCGGCCCCGGCGCCGCGTCCAGCCCCCGTTGCGCCGCCACGCTTCGCCCTGCAATTGCTGCGTGCCGGCAGTTGCATGCTGTTGGTGGAACTGGCCACTGGCCAGCCCTTCCAGAGCCGCGACCCCTCCTACCTGCTGCTCAAGGACATGCTGCGCGCAGCCGGCCTGCCGGACGCCCCGCAGATCATCGGCGAGCCCGTGCGCTGGCCGTTCCTGGTGCGTGGCAACATGGACCAGGGCCCCGATGCCGCTCGGGACTTCGTCCAGGGCTTCATTGCCGCGCGCCTGGAAGAGGCGCCGTGCAGTTGCCTGTGGCTGGTCGGCCTGCCGGCCGTGCGCTTTGCCGGGCAAGCGGATGCCGAGGCCTACTACCAAGAACTCAAGGTCGACCTGCTCGGCGACGCCTGGGCCTTGCCCGGCCTTGAACTGTTGATGGACGAGCCGCAGCGCAAGGCGGACGTCTGGAAAGCCATGCGCCAGCTGATGGCGCGCTGGAAGAGCGTTGAATGA
- the mksE gene encoding Mks condensin complex protein MksE, giving the protein MHLDLSELSQLAPIFRELFKGFHISRRDPELYAQLSNFQDQYRTLFKALGFELVCDTRGFYYFVPEQAAAQVNKTAQRLSLFTFILVEHLADQGRDPMAVLDGGSIGRDELPSLLDKYRDLFLQAEVQTVDELEEKIMRRMTQLGFAFEEGGIYRFMPPMHRFLDVCLSVQQDRDLAATLHSDLPLPVPVLVVEETPEELNRTDDPLDLTPFDGEESEEDALARAIREEQQEIDA; this is encoded by the coding sequence ATGCATCTTGATCTCTCCGAACTGTCCCAGCTCGCGCCGATCTTCCGCGAGCTGTTCAAGGGCTTCCATATCAGCCGCCGCGACCCGGAGCTGTACGCCCAGCTGTCGAACTTCCAGGACCAATACCGCACCCTGTTCAAGGCCCTCGGTTTCGAGTTGGTCTGCGACACCCGTGGCTTCTACTACTTCGTCCCCGAACAAGCCGCCGCGCAGGTCAACAAGACCGCCCAGCGCCTGTCGCTGTTCACCTTCATCCTGGTCGAGCACTTGGCCGACCAGGGCCGCGACCCGATGGCCGTGCTCGACGGTGGCAGCATCGGCCGCGACGAACTGCCGTCGCTGCTGGACAAGTACCGCGACCTGTTCCTGCAGGCCGAAGTGCAGACGGTCGACGAGCTCGAAGAAAAGATCATGCGCCGCATGACCCAGCTGGGCTTCGCCTTCGAAGAAGGCGGCATCTACCGCTTCATGCCGCCGATGCACCGCTTCCTTGACGTGTGCCTGTCGGTCCAGCAGGACCGCGACCTGGCCGCCACCCTGCACAGCGACCTGCCGCTGCCGGTACCCGTGCTGGTGGTGGAAGAGACGCCCGAAGAACTCAACCGCACCGACGACCCGCTCGACCTCACCCCGTTCGATGGCGAGGAGAGCGAGGAGGATGCCCTGGCCCGGGCGATCCGCGAAGAGCAACAGGAGATTGACGCATGA
- the mksF gene encoding Mks condensin complex protein MksF has protein sequence MSQERYGIRRFALLNTAGYSLGLFPLEHPLSVYGANNLGKSASINALQFPILARMSDMSFGKYSLEQSRRFYFATDTSYILCELNLPHGPHVIGVVGRGPGGGFGHQFFAYQGELDLAHYQKDDTCLRQKELFTNLERNGLKAYELKPDELRRLLVGGHTSVPLDLTLIPLRSTSEQSLKTFRALFINLLHMREITAAKLKQLFLDAFEHSLRSGSVDYIAACEEAFRDVRRMEGDYNALVAAGPLVEALAGGVAQRDILRGKLHRISPLLDNLLGTWQDYAMARKEELVIQSEHYRGEQDRLQNDQRGGTQELMRLEREITGIQRWLGELSVLKHRFALVTDVKVLEQQLLAAKDAHDELAGALAQSRQFSAEDLDERVRDLEKRVKAVKQQLDHADNNSYARLREEFSQQDVDRLMRLFNGALFSLPMGDRGIELDDSDVWVKTLEGVLDRFKGERFEVPGLSIDISHIDPPALQALADRAALRDQKERLEKELKQLKTQQAVALDRAASKAQTEALYQQVLDAQKALEDFRRTETLAAEEPEKMEQLGQLEAAQDELKRSSDAFTERVQQLSAKLQLVGRQIADLEAKQRTLEDALRRRQLLPADLPFGTPFMEAIDDSMDNLLPLLNDYQDSWQALQRVDNQIEALYAQVRLKGVAKFDSEDDMERRLQLLINAYSHRTEEALTLAKARRAAVTDIARTLRNIRSDYDSLEHQLALFNREINKRQVSNLESFRVVLAPNKEALKHIDQIIHSAGQYEEGETLSVFDLTQNADQDHKNEEAKEYLARLVAANHNQLGLKDLFELAFEITKINSQPVIHADIDGAASNGTTMTIKALTNMYLLLHLMDRDLAGRIRLPYYLDEAADIDERNQAALLETSQQLGFVPILASVKPQVSARVAIDLEGGSGPNGIYIDEADWKYISRRDEVKAIVREDEAEELA, from the coding sequence ATGAGCCAGGAACGCTACGGCATCCGCCGCTTCGCACTGCTCAACACCGCCGGCTACAGCCTCGGCCTGTTCCCCCTGGAACACCCGCTGTCGGTCTATGGCGCCAACAACCTGGGTAAATCGGCGTCGATCAACGCGCTGCAGTTCCCGATCCTGGCGCGCATGTCCGACATGAGCTTCGGCAAGTACAGCCTGGAGCAGTCGCGCCGCTTTTACTTCGCCACCGACACCAGCTACATCCTCTGCGAACTGAACCTGCCCCATGGCCCCCATGTGATCGGTGTGGTCGGCCGCGGCCCGGGTGGTGGCTTCGGCCACCAGTTCTTCGCCTACCAGGGCGAGCTGGACCTGGCCCACTACCAGAAAGACGACACCTGCCTGCGCCAGAAAGAGCTGTTCACCAACCTCGAGCGCAATGGCCTGAAGGCCTACGAGCTCAAGCCGGACGAACTGCGCCGGCTGCTGGTCGGTGGCCATACCTCGGTGCCGCTGGACCTCACCCTGATCCCGCTGCGCTCGACCAGCGAGCAGAGCCTGAAGACCTTCCGCGCCCTGTTCATCAACCTGCTGCACATGCGCGAAATCACCGCCGCCAAGCTCAAGCAGCTGTTCCTCGACGCCTTCGAGCACAGCCTGCGCTCGGGCAGCGTCGACTACATCGCTGCCTGCGAAGAGGCTTTCCGCGACGTGCGCCGCATGGAGGGCGACTACAACGCCCTGGTGGCCGCAGGCCCCCTGGTCGAAGCCCTGGCCGGCGGCGTGGCTCAGCGCGACATCCTGCGCGGCAAGCTGCACCGTATTTCGCCACTGCTCGACAACCTGCTGGGCACCTGGCAGGACTACGCCATGGCGCGCAAGGAAGAGCTGGTCATCCAGTCCGAGCACTACCGCGGCGAGCAAGACCGCCTGCAGAACGACCAGCGCGGCGGCACCCAGGAGCTGATGCGCCTGGAGCGCGAGATCACCGGCATCCAGCGCTGGCTGGGCGAGCTGTCGGTACTCAAGCACCGCTTCGCCCTGGTCACCGACGTCAAGGTGCTGGAACAGCAACTGCTGGCCGCCAAGGATGCCCACGACGAACTGGCCGGCGCCCTGGCCCAGTCGCGGCAGTTCTCCGCCGAGGACCTCGACGAGCGCGTGCGCGACCTGGAAAAACGCGTCAAGGCGGTCAAGCAGCAGCTCGACCACGCCGACAACAACAGCTACGCCCGCCTGCGCGAAGAGTTCTCGCAGCAGGACGTGGACCGCCTGATGCGCCTGTTCAACGGCGCGCTGTTCAGCCTGCCAATGGGTGACCGCGGCATCGAGCTGGACGACAGCGACGTGTGGGTGAAAACCCTGGAAGGCGTGCTCGACCGCTTCAAGGGCGAGCGCTTCGAAGTGCCAGGCCTGTCCATCGACATCTCGCACATCGACCCACCCGCGCTGCAGGCGCTGGCCGACCGCGCGGCCCTGCGCGACCAGAAGGAACGCCTGGAGAAAGAGCTCAAGCAGCTCAAGACCCAGCAAGCCGTGGCCCTCGACCGCGCCGCCAGCAAAGCGCAGACCGAGGCGCTGTACCAACAGGTGCTGGACGCGCAGAAGGCCCTGGAGGACTTCCGCCGCACCGAAACCCTGGCCGCCGAAGAGCCGGAAAAAATGGAGCAGCTGGGCCAGCTGGAAGCGGCCCAGGACGAGCTCAAGCGCTCCAGCGACGCCTTCACCGAGCGCGTCCAGCAGCTGTCGGCCAAGCTGCAACTGGTGGGCCGACAGATCGCCGACCTGGAAGCCAAGCAGCGCACCCTGGAAGACGCCCTGCGCCGTCGCCAGCTGCTGCCGGCCGACCTGCCGTTCGGCACGCCGTTCATGGAGGCGATCGACGACTCCATGGACAACCTGCTGCCGCTGCTCAACGACTACCAGGACAGCTGGCAAGCCCTGCAGCGCGTGGACAACCAGATCGAAGCGCTGTACGCCCAGGTACGCCTCAAAGGCGTGGCCAAGTTCGACAGCGAAGACGACATGGAGCGCCGCCTGCAACTGCTGATCAACGCCTACTCGCACCGCACCGAGGAAGCGCTGACACTGGCCAAGGCCCGTCGCGCCGCAGTCACCGACATCGCCCGGACCCTGCGCAACATCCGCAGCGACTACGACAGCCTCGAGCACCAGCTGGCGCTGTTCAACCGTGAGATCAACAAACGCCAGGTGTCGAACCTGGAGAGCTTCCGCGTGGTACTGGCACCGAACAAAGAAGCGCTCAAGCACATCGACCAGATCATCCACAGCGCCGGCCAGTACGAGGAAGGTGAGACACTGTCGGTGTTCGACCTGACGCAAAACGCCGATCAGGACCACAAGAACGAAGAGGCCAAGGAGTACCTGGCACGGCTGGTGGCGGCCAACCACAACCAGCTGGGCCTGAAGGACCTGTTCGAACTGGCCTTCGAGATCACCAAGATCAACAGCCAGCCGGTAATTCACGCCGACATCGACGGCGCCGCCTCGAACGGCACCACCATGACCATCAAGGCGCTGACCAACATGTATCTGTTGCTGCACCTGATGGACCGCGACCTGGCCGGGCGCATTCGCCTGCCGTACTACCTCGACGAGGCGGCGGACATCGACGAACGCAACCAGGCCGCGTTGCTGGAGACCAGCCAGCAACTGGGCTTCGTGCCGATCCTGGCGAGCGTGAAGCCGCAGGTGTCGGCGCGGGTGGCGATTGATCTTGAGGGTGGTAGCGGGCCGAATGGCATCTACATCGACGAAGCGGACTGGAAGTACATCAGCCGTCGCGACGAGGTGAAGGCGATCGTGCGCGAGGATGAGGCCGAAGAACTGGCCTGA
- the rimI gene encoding ribosomal protein S18-alanine N-acetyltransferase: MSESISFRPATEADLDALLKIEYAAFSHPWTRGIFQDALKSYEVWLMFDGQQQVGHGVINVIIDEAHLLNITVKPENQGCGLGLRLLEHLMARAYQLNGRECFLEVRASNQSAYRLYERYGFNEVGRRRDYYPVAGGREDALVMACTLLED; the protein is encoded by the coding sequence ATGAGTGAATCGATCAGTTTCCGCCCGGCGACCGAGGCGGATCTGGATGCCCTGCTCAAGATCGAGTATGCCGCGTTCAGTCACCCCTGGACCCGCGGCATCTTCCAGGATGCGCTGAAGTCGTACGAAGTGTGGCTGATGTTCGACGGTCAGCAGCAGGTGGGGCATGGGGTGATCAACGTGATCATCGACGAGGCGCACTTGCTCAATATCACCGTCAAGCCGGAGAACCAGGGCTGCGGGCTGGGCCTGCGGCTGCTCGAGCACCTGATGGCGCGGGCCTACCAGCTCAATGGGCGTGAGTGTTTCCTCGAAGTGCGTGCCAGCAACCAGTCGGCCTATCGCTTGTACGAGCGGTATGGGTTCAACGAGGTTGGGCGGCGCCGGGACTACTACCCGGTGGCGGGCGGGCGCGAGGATGCGCTGGTGATGGCCTGCACGCTGCTGGAAGACTGA
- the cgtA gene encoding Obg family GTPase CgtA, which translates to MKFVDEVSIRVKAGDGGNGCMSFRREKFIENGGPNGGDGGDGGSVYMVADENLNTLVDYRYTRHHEAQRGSNGGSTDCTGKKGDDLFLRVPVGTTVIDASTQEVIGDLITPGQKLMVAQGGWHGLGNTRFKSSTNRAPRQTTPGKPGDQRDLKMEMKVLADVGLLGLPNAGKSTFIRSVSAAKPKVADYPFTTLVPNLGVVSVDRWKSFVIADIPGLIEGASEGAGLGIRFLKHLARTRVLLHLVDLAPLDGSSPADAAEVIINELAQFSPALVDRERWLVLNKADMIMDDERDERVKEVVERLNWDGPVYVISAIAKQGTEKLSHDLMRYLEDRADRLANDPVYAAELAELDQRIEDEARAQLQALDDARTLRRTGVKSVHDIGDDDDWDDFEDDEDGPEIIYVRD; encoded by the coding sequence ATGAAGTTTGTAGACGAAGTATCGATCCGGGTAAAAGCCGGTGATGGCGGCAACGGTTGCATGAGCTTCCGCCGCGAGAAATTCATCGAGAACGGTGGCCCCAACGGTGGTGACGGTGGCGATGGCGGCTCGGTGTACATGGTGGCCGACGAGAACCTCAACACCCTCGTCGACTATCGCTACACCCGCCACCATGAAGCCCAGCGCGGCTCCAACGGCGGCAGCACCGACTGCACCGGCAAGAAGGGCGACGACCTGTTCCTGCGCGTGCCGGTGGGTACCACCGTGATCGACGCTTCCACGCAGGAAGTCATTGGTGACCTGATCACCCCTGGCCAGAAGCTGATGGTCGCCCAGGGCGGTTGGCACGGCTTGGGCAACACTCGCTTCAAGTCCAGCACCAACCGTGCGCCGCGCCAGACCACGCCAGGCAAGCCGGGCGACCAGCGCGACCTGAAGATGGAAATGAAAGTGCTGGCCGACGTCGGCCTGCTGGGCTTGCCGAACGCCGGCAAGAGCACCTTCATTCGCTCGGTTTCGGCAGCCAAGCCGAAAGTCGCCGACTACCCGTTCACCACCCTGGTGCCCAACCTGGGTGTGGTCAGCGTTGACCGCTGGAAGAGCTTCGTCATCGCCGACATCCCCGGCCTGATCGAAGGTGCCTCCGAAGGCGCGGGTCTCGGTATCCGCTTCCTCAAGCACCTGGCCCGTACCCGCGTGCTGCTGCACCTGGTCGACCTGGCGCCGCTGGATGGCAGCAGCCCGGCCGATGCCGCCGAAGTGATCATCAACGAGCTGGCGCAGTTCAGCCCGGCGCTGGTCGACCGTGAGCGTTGGCTGGTGCTGAACAAGGCCGACATGATCATGGATGACGAGCGCGACGAGCGCGTCAAGGAAGTGGTCGAGCGCCTGAACTGGGATGGCCCGGTCTATGTGATCTCGGCCATCGCCAAGCAGGGCACCGAGAAGCTCAGCCACGACCTGATGCGCTATCTTGAAGACCGCGCCGACCGCCTGGCCAACGACCCGGTCTACGCCGCAGAGCTGGCCGAACTCGACCAGCGCATCGAAGACGAAGCCCGTGCCCAGCTGCAGGCCCTGGACGACGCCCGCACCTTGCGCCGCACCGGTGTCAAGAGCGTGCACGACATCGGCGACGATGACGACTGGGATGATTTCGAGGACGACGAAGACGGCCCGGAAATCATTTACGTGCGCGACTGA
- the rpmA gene encoding 50S ribosomal protein L27 has translation MAHKKAGGSTRNGRDSESKRLGVKMYGGQVIKPGNIIVRQRGTEFHAGYGVGMGKDHTLFAKIEGVIKFEKKGEFMRRYVSIVAA, from the coding sequence ATGGCTCACAAGAAGGCTGGTGGTAGTACTCGTAACGGTCGCGACTCAGAATCTAAACGCCTTGGCGTGAAGATGTATGGCGGCCAGGTTATCAAGCCGGGCAACATCATCGTCCGTCAGCGCGGCACCGAATTCCACGCTGGCTACGGCGTTGGCATGGGCAAGGACCACACCTTGTTCGCCAAGATCGAAGGCGTGATCAAGTTCGAGAAGAAAGGCGAGTTCATGCGCCGTTACGTGAGCATCGTCGCCGCTTAA
- the mksB gene encoding Mks condensin complex protein MksB, translating to MIEPKRVLRALAEHWALIEPLCERFDQGTLSLVELRQQLARQQVESTPQDITQLLDVWIRLDILVPVAKSPNRFELNAQIHDFLAYLRREHRLGLCLEIEAYLRHLERLAGHIQDAFDNRDSDDLARQLRLLDMRVRDVLKKLDNDEQALVAVAERAKTSNRQIPLRQRYAEVLATWDEYVEPMIQLVNADGAFEQGVRKVETVLLRLLGEQARLGHLVDDDMLLRTHARILEMQTSAQLTLRHARELLLPLREEARRHNAVTRGAALALSVIRKKGIDAVPQAAMPLFTRPQSTFLGSASQVEAYVYALARFEPKPARFPKAHKTQKGPLPRAPRTVKEMLERCEDALPLPDLMVWLLEQEPEGATDELLYWFSRLSREKRFSRERLDRQEYLTREHLVSLRSFALISSRDNKPATTTESTASPTHAS from the coding sequence ATGATCGAACCCAAGCGCGTCCTGCGCGCCCTAGCCGAACACTGGGCCCTGATCGAGCCGCTGTGCGAGCGCTTCGACCAGGGCACCCTGAGCCTGGTCGAGCTGCGCCAGCAGTTGGCCCGCCAGCAGGTGGAAAGCACCCCGCAGGACATCACCCAGCTGCTCGACGTGTGGATCCGCCTGGACATCCTGGTCCCGGTGGCCAAGAGCCCGAACCGTTTCGAGCTCAACGCGCAGATCCACGACTTCCTCGCCTACCTGCGCCGCGAGCACCGGTTGGGCCTGTGCCTGGAGATCGAGGCGTATCTACGCCACCTCGAGCGCCTGGCCGGGCATATCCAGGACGCCTTCGACAACCGCGACAGCGACGACCTGGCGCGCCAGCTGCGCCTGCTCGACATGCGCGTGCGCGATGTACTGAAGAAGCTCGACAACGACGAGCAGGCGCTGGTGGCCGTGGCCGAACGGGCCAAGACCAGCAACCGCCAGATCCCCCTGCGCCAGCGCTATGCCGAAGTGCTGGCGACCTGGGACGAGTACGTCGAGCCGATGATCCAGCTGGTCAACGCCGACGGCGCCTTCGAGCAGGGCGTGCGCAAGGTCGAGACCGTGCTGCTGCGCCTGCTGGGCGAGCAGGCGCGCCTGGGCCACTTGGTCGACGACGACATGCTGCTGCGCACCCACGCGCGCATCCTCGAGATGCAGACCAGCGCCCAGCTCACCCTGCGCCACGCCCGCGAACTGCTGCTGCCGTTGCGTGAAGAAGCACGCCGGCACAATGCCGTGACCCGTGGCGCGGCGCTGGCCTTGTCGGTCATCCGCAAGAAGGGCATCGACGCCGTGCCGCAGGCCGCCATGCCACTGTTCACCCGACCGCAGAGCACCTTCCTTGGCAGCGCCAGCCAGGTCGAAGCCTACGTCTATGCCCTGGCCCGCTTCGAACCCAAGCCGGCGCGCTTCCCCAAGGCGCACAAGACGCAAAAGGGCCCGTTGCCCCGCGCCCCGCGCACGGTCAAAGAGATGCTCGAACGCTGCGAAGACGCCCTGCCGCTGCCGGACTTGATGGTCTGGCTGCTGGAGCAGGAACCCGAAGGCGCCACCGACGAGCTGCTGTACTGGTTCTCGCGCCTGTCGCGCGAGAAGCGCTTTAGCCGCGAACGCCTCGACCGCCAGGAATACCTCACCCGCGAACACCTGGTCAGCCTGCGCTCCTTCGCCCTGATTTCCAGCCGCGACAACAAGCCGGCGACCACGACCGAATCCACCGCGAGCCCCACCCATGCATCTTGA
- the rplU gene encoding 50S ribosomal protein L21 yields the protein MSYAVIVTGGKQYKVAEGEFLKIEKLEVATGESVTFDRVLLVANGDDVTIGAPVVAGAKVVAEVVSQGRHDKVRIIKFRRRKHHMKRMGHRQWFTEIKITGIQA from the coding sequence ATGTCTTACGCAGTAATCGTTACCGGCGGCAAGCAGTACAAAGTCGCTGAAGGTGAATTCCTCAAGATCGAGAAGCTGGAAGTCGCCACCGGCGAATCCGTGACTTTCGATCGCGTCCTGCTGGTCGCCAACGGTGACGACGTCACCATCGGTGCTCCAGTTGTTGCTGGCGCTAAAGTAGTGGCCGAAGTCGTTTCCCAAGGCCGCCACGACAAGGTTCGCATCATCAAGTTCCGTCGTCGTAAGCACCACATGAAGCGCATGGGCCACCGCCAGTGGTTCACCGAGATCAAAATCACCGGTATCCAGGCTTAA